CAGAATCCATCCTAGAGGCATTCAATGGATTGCAGGCCCGGGTCATCGCTCAGGAATTCATCAAGGAGGCAGGTGGAGCTGATATACGTGCCTTCGTAGTGGATGGGGTCGTAGTTGGCGCCATGAAACGTCAGGCCAAGGAGGGAGAATTCAGAAGCAATCTCCATCGCGGTGGAAGTGCTGAGGTCATCGAATTGAGTGATGAAGAAGAGAATGCAGCCCTACGCGCAGCCAAAGTCCTAGGACTCGGAATAGCCGGTGTGGACATGCTGCAATCCTCACGGGGACCGCTGATCATGGAAGTGAATTCATCACCTGGATTGGAAGGCATTGAAGAGGCCACAGGCAAGGACATCGCCAAGTCGATCATCCGCTACGTGGAGCGGCATATCTGAATTCAGGATTCTGACTTGAGCACCCTCACAACTTCGTCATCCTCGATACTCTCGATGCAATTCACAGGATACTTGCATCGATTCCCTAGTTTGGAGCAGGGGCGTTTCGACTTGTCCCTAGGCTGTAGCATGACAGAACCTTCTCCCGGTCGATAGGGATACATGCCGAATTCTGGGACCGTACATCCCCACAGACTGATGATGCGTTTCTTCCATGCAGCAGCGATATGCATCATCCCGGTATCCGGTGTGACCACTACCTGGGACTCACGCAGAAGCCATGCACTCTCATGCAGGGTGGTGCGTCCCACCATGTTGACCACATGAGCTTGTGTCGATCGCATGATCTCTTCGGCCATGTCCACATCAGCCTTTCCACCAAGGAGCACTACGGGGATTTTCAGTCGATCCACAATTCCTGTCACCTTAGCGGCCGAGAAACGCTTGCCTTCATGGGCAGCCCCGATCACCCAGGCCACATAGCCCTGCGGTGAGAGAGAGAAGACCTGTAGATCCACCTGTACATCCTCGGGGATGAAATAATCCAACCCCTGTCCATCATCCTGAGTACTGAATGCCCGGATGGCATCCATATAGCGATCCACTATATGGACATCCGGTAGCTTGTTGATGCCGAAATTGACCCAGAGATACTTCTTCCAATTCAGCTTGTCGAAGGTAAAATACAGCCCCTTGACCTTGCGCTTGACCACCGAGGTACGCAGATTCCTATGCAGGTCGATCAGATAATCGAAGTCGATATCGGCCAGTTCTTCCACCACCTCATCCAGAGAGTCGGTCATGGTCCACAATCGATCCACGTAGGGATTGTTCTCCAAGATAGGTGCAAAGGAGGCTTTGGTCAGATAGTGAAGTTCCACCTCTCCTTCGAGTTGGCTCTTGAGGGCGCGGATCACAGGAGTGGTGAGCACGATATCTCCGATGGAGCTGAAACGTATGACCAAGACGCGAGTCACAGCATGCAATAGTACTGTCAATGGAGATTACAATTTCTATCGCCAGCGAGATAATCCTGCCTTTCTTATACAATTACCTTCGTTCCCCTATGCGATTCATAGACACACACGCCCACCTCTATCTCGACCAATTCGAGGATGATATCGATGAGGTGATGGATCACGCCTTGGGAAACGGGGTGGACACCATCCTACTACCTAACATCGACCGAGTAAGCATCGATTCCCTACACCGCCTGGTGGCGGATTTTCCAGAAATATGCAAGCCCATGATGGGGCTGCATCCATGCAGTGTCAAAGCAGATTTCCAAGCAGAACTGGACCATATGCGTCCGCTTTTCGAAGAGCGGGATTATGTGGCCGTAGGTGAGATAGGCATCGATATGCACTGGGACAAGAGTACCTTGCCTTTGCAGCTGGAGGCATTCAGACAGCAGATCGGTTGGGCCAAGGAACTGGACCTACCCATCGTCATCCACGCCCGGGAGAGTTTCGATGAGATATTCGAGGTGGTGG
Above is a genomic segment from Flavobacteriales bacterium containing:
- a CDS encoding glycosyltransferase family 9 protein, with the protein product MTRVLVIRFSSIGDIVLTTPVIRALKSQLEGEVELHYLTKASFAPILENNPYVDRLWTMTDSLDEVVEELADIDFDYLIDLHRNLRTSVVKRKVKGLYFTFDKLNWKKYLWVNFGINKLPDVHIVDRYMDAIRAFSTQDDGQGLDYFIPEDVQVDLQVFSLSPQGYVAWVIGAAHEGKRFSAAKVTGIVDRLKIPVVLLGGKADVDMAEEIMRSTQAHVVNMVGRTTLHESAWLLRESQVVVTPDTGMMHIAAAWKKRIISLWGCTVPEFGMYPYRPGEGSVMLQPRDKSKRPCSKLGNRCKYPVNCIESIEDDEVVRVLKSES
- a CDS encoding TatD family hydrolase; the encoded protein is MRFIDTHAHLYLDQFEDDIDEVMDHALGNGVDTILLPNIDRVSIDSLHRLVADFPEICKPMMGLHPCSVKADFQAELDHMRPLFEERDYVAVGEIGIDMHWDKSTLPLQLEAFRQQIGWAKELDLPIVIHARESFDEIFEVVDELNDADLRGVFHCFTGTPDQARHILDYGGFKMGIGGVLTYKNAGLKETLKDIPIEHIVLETDAPYLSPVPFRGKRNESSYVLQVAIEMSKVYDLPITQVAEQTTQNAIELFRLDG